TCGGCAGTTGCGCGGCCTTCGGCGGCATCACCGCTGCCGGCGACAACCCCGGCGAGGCCTGTGGCCTGCAATACACGGGCGAACACCCCGGCGGCCTGCTTGGCGAGGACTGGCAGGCTGCCGGCGGCCTGCCGGTGATCAACATTGCCGGCTGCCCCATCCACCCCGGCTGGGTACTCGACTGCCTGGCACAGTTGGCGCTGGATGAACTGGACGAAGACGCACTCGACGAATACCACCGCCCGCGCAACTACACCGATCATCTGGTCCACCACGGCTGCCCGCGCAACGAGTACTACGAATTCAAGGCCAGCGCCGAGAAGCCCGGCGATCAGGGCTGCATGATGGAGCACATGGGCTGTCTGGGCACCCAGGCGCGCGCCGATTGCAATATCCGCCCCTGGAACGGCGGCGGCTCCTGCCTCAAGGGCGGCTATGCCTGCATCAACTGCACCGCACCGGCCTTCGAAACCCCCAATCACCCCTTCCAGGAGACGCCCAAGCTGGGGGGTATTCCGATCGGCCTGCCCAGCGATATGCCCAAGGCCTGGTTCGTGGCCCTGGCCTCGCTGGCCAAGGCCGCCATCCCCGAACGTCTGCGCCGCAACGCGGTGGCCGAACACATCGAGGTGCCGCCCACCGGCGGCCGGCGGAGGCGACCATGAGCCGGCGGCTATACGGTCCTTTCAACCGTGTCGAGGGCGATCTCGAGGTGCAGGTCGAGATCGAAGACGGCCGTATCAAAGCCGCCTGGGTCAACTCGCCCCTGTTCCGCGGCTTCGAACAGATCCTGCACGGCCGCGACCCACGCGACGCCCTGGTCTACACACCCCTCGCATCTGCGGCATCTGCTCGGTCTCGCAGTCGGTGGCCGCGGCCTCCGCGCTGCGCGAGGCCATGGGGCTCGAGATGCCCGACAACGGCCGCCTGGCGACCAACCTGGTGCTCGCCTGCGAGAACCTGGCCGATCACCTGACCCATTTCTACCTGTTCTTCATGCCCGATTTCGCGCGCGAGGCCTACGCCGATCACCCTTGGCACGCGGCCATTACGGAACGCTTTCGCGCGCAGACCGGACGCTGCGCACGCGAGGTGCTGCCTGCGCGTGCAGCCTTCCTGCACCTGACCGGCATCCTCGCCGGCAAGTGGCCGCACAGCCTGAGCATCCAGCCCGGCGGCTCGACCCGCCCGCTCGAGCCCCAGGAGCGCATCCGCCTGCGCCAGATCGTCGGCCAGTTCCGACAGTTCCTCGAGACCACCCTGTTCGGCGACGCACTCGAATCGGTCGCTGCGCTGGACTCCCCCGACGCGCTGGACGACTGGGCCGAACGTCACGCCGACAGCGACTTCGGGCGTTTCCTGCAGGTCGCCGGGGCGCTGGATCTCGCCACCATCGGCCGCGGCCCCGACCGCTTCCTGAGCTTCGGCGCCTACGCACAGGCCGATGGCCACCTGTTCGCGCGCGGCACCTGGGCAGATGGCGAACGCGGTGCGCTCGATCCCTCGGCCATCCGCGAGGACGTGAGCTGCAGCTGGATGCGGTCGCAGAACGGCCCGCGCCATCCACGCGAAGGCGCCACCCTGCCAGCCGCCGACAAGCCCGGGGCCTACAGCTGGTGCAAGGCGCCGCGCCTGGATGGCCAGGTGATGGAGACCGGCGCACTGGCTCGCCAGCTGATCGACGACCACCCGCTGATCCGCGCCCTGGTCGCCCAGAGCGGTGGCAATGTGCGCAACCGCGTGATCGCGCGCCTGCTGGAGCTGGCGCGCCTGGTGCCGGTAATGGAAGACTGGGTGTTGGAGCTGCGCCCGCGCGAGCCCTTCTGCCTCGACGCCCCGGTCCCCGACGAGGCCGAGGGTGCCGGGCTGGTGGAGGCCGCGCGCGGCAGCCTGGGCCACTGGCTGCGGATACGCAACGGGCGCATCCTCAACTACCAGATCATCGCCCCGACCACCTGGAACTTCTCGCCGCGCGACGCCGAAGGCACCCCTGGCGCGCTGGAGCAGGCGCTCGTCGGGTTGGCCGTCGGGCCAGACGGGCGCGACGCGGTGGCCATCCAGCACGTGGTGCGCTCCTTCGACCCCTGCATGGTCTGCACGGTGCACTGAGATGAACGCCCTGAGCCGCCTCGCCACCGACCAACCGACCACCTGGCGCATCCGTGTGCGTGGCATCGTGCAGGGCGTGGGCTTCCGCCCGGCGGTGTGGCGGCTGGCGCGCACGCTGGGCCTGTCCGGCGAGGTCCTCAACGATGGTGACGGCGTGGCGATCCGCCTGCACGGCCTGGCCGCCGAGATCGACGACTTCATGACCCGGCTGCGCCGCGATCCGCCCCCGCTGGCACGCATCGACACCCTCGAGACACTGCGCCAGCGCAAGCGGCGGCCGCGCAAGCCGCTGGCGCTGATGGCGCGCGACCTCGAGGTGATCGCACGCTACCGCACCCTCTCCACCACCGAGCAGCGCGCGCTGGAGGACCGCGCCGCCCC
The sequence above is a segment of the endosymbiont of unidentified scaly snail isolate Monju genome. Coding sequences within it:
- a CDS encoding NADH-quinone oxidoreductase subunit B family protein produces the protein MSERLTLLWLQSGGCGGCGGCGGCGGCGGCSMSLLDAEHPDLYGALELSDIELLWHPSLSEASAEEFLDLLGRISRGEQRLDILCLEGSVMQGPDGTGRFHLLAGSGRPMRDWLRELAGLARHVVAIGSCAAFGGITAAGDNPGEACGLQYTGEHPGGLLGEDWQAAGGLPVINIAGCPIHPGWVLDCLAQLALDELDEDALDEYHRPRNYTDHLVHHGCPRNEYYEFKASAEKPGDQGCMMEHMGCLGTQARADCNIRPWNGGGSCLKGGYACINCTAPAFETPNHPFQETPKLGGIPIGLPSDMPKAWFVALASLAKAAIPERLRRNAVAEHIEVPPTGGRRRRP